The Longimicrobium sp. genome contains a region encoding:
- a CDS encoding thioesterase family protein, with protein sequence MTAAAPSCSVEFRVRYSETDQMGIVYHANYLPWCEIGRTELIRRLWKSYALVEREEGVLLAVTDVSLRYHASARYDELVRVTTTLEQVRSRAVAFTYLVERVDDDGGTSRLVSARTGLTAIDRDGNLRSLPPSLLEAFRNPAPREVG encoded by the coding sequence ATGACGGCCGCCGCGCCCTCCTGCTCCGTCGAGTTCCGCGTCCGCTATTCGGAGACGGACCAGATGGGGATCGTCTACCACGCCAACTACCTGCCGTGGTGCGAGATAGGCCGCACGGAGCTGATCCGCCGCCTGTGGAAGTCATACGCGCTGGTGGAGCGCGAAGAGGGCGTACTCCTCGCCGTCACGGACGTGTCGCTGCGCTACCATGCATCCGCGCGCTACGACGAGCTCGTGCGGGTGACGACGACGCTGGAGCAGGTCCGCTCGCGCGCCGTCGCCTTCACCTACCTGGTGGAGCGGGTGGATGACGATGGTGGCACCAGCCGCCTCGTCTCCGCGCGCACGGGGCTGACCGCCATCGACCGCGACGGCAACCTGCGCTCGCTGCCGCCCTCGCTCCTGGAAGCGTTTCGCAACCCCGCACCGCGGGAGGTGGGATGA
- a CDS encoding DUF3500 domain-containing protein codes for MALLGCGTQPPARAGGASFSATAPSAAVARTFLSTLDDRQRALASFEFDDPQRTMWAYVPQERTGLPLQAMNAEQRAAAFRVLGTGLSERGNTLARGIIELEGTLRVLEGFPWGNRRDPELYYLALFSRPGGMHPWGWRFEGHHLSVNVTDLGPHGRIVAPLFMGANPARVPSGPQQGLRLLAAEEDLAFELLQMLDPPQRARATIAAQTPGDIVTGSDPVVAPMAFAGMPAAEMTAAQQRQLRRLLEVYAGRMADSSSYRQMVRIDDAGFGRLHFAWAGAHRPGAPHYYRIHGPTVLVEYDKSNANHIHTVWRDLENDFGGDLLRRHYARQPQPH; via the coding sequence GTGGCGCTTCTTGGCTGCGGCACCCAGCCGCCCGCGCGTGCGGGCGGTGCATCCTTCTCTGCCACAGCTCCATCGGCCGCGGTCGCGCGGACGTTCCTCTCGACGCTCGACGATAGGCAACGTGCCCTCGCCTCGTTCGAATTCGACGATCCGCAGCGCACCATGTGGGCGTACGTGCCGCAAGAGCGCACTGGCCTCCCGCTGCAGGCGATGAACGCCGAGCAACGTGCGGCAGCGTTCCGCGTGCTCGGCACCGGGTTGAGTGAGCGCGGCAACACACTGGCGCGCGGCATCATCGAGCTCGAAGGCACTCTCCGCGTGCTCGAGGGGTTTCCCTGGGGGAATCGGCGCGATCCGGAGCTCTACTACCTGGCACTCTTCAGCCGGCCGGGTGGGATGCATCCCTGGGGCTGGCGCTTCGAGGGCCACCACCTCTCGGTGAACGTAACGGATCTGGGGCCCCACGGGCGGATCGTCGCGCCGCTCTTCATGGGTGCCAACCCGGCGCGCGTGCCCAGCGGCCCGCAGCAAGGGCTTCGCCTGCTCGCCGCGGAAGAGGACCTCGCCTTCGAGCTGCTGCAGATGCTCGATCCTCCCCAGCGCGCCCGCGCCACCATCGCCGCGCAGACCCCGGGGGACATCGTTACCGGCAGCGATCCTGTCGTGGCACCGATGGCATTCGCCGGCATGCCCGCGGCCGAGATGACGGCCGCCCAGCAACGGCAGCTTCGCCGGCTGCTCGAAGTGTACGCCGGGCGGATGGCAGACTCGTCGTCATACAGGCAAATGGTACGCATCGACGACGCGGGGTTCGGGCGCCTGCACTTCGCCTGGGCCGGCGCGCACCGGCCCGGCGCGCCGCACTACTACCGCATCCACGGACCTACCGTGCTGGTGGAGTACGACAAGAGCAACGCGAACCACATCCACACCGTCTGGCGCGATCTGGAGAACGACTTCGGAGGTGACCTGCTGCGGAGGCACTATGCACGGCAGCCTCAGCCTCACTGA
- a CDS encoding UDP-2,3-diacylglucosamine diphosphatase codes for MQSKPAYIVSDIHLGAVPRETERAFRRFLDHAAEHAGSLLINGDLFDFWFEYKSVILREHFRVVAKLADVVEAGVPVSFVGGNHDAWAGSFLRDEVGVTLLDGPVEMELGGRRALVAHGDGVGRGDYKYRALRRIIRHPASIAAFRRLHPDTGRRIAGLASTTEHKADSGDQAAKGRAAFIRGWAEEQLARMPHVELVVAGHAHVPEVVEVAPGRFYANSGDWIRSYTYLVLPVAGGAPEVRGWEV; via the coding sequence ATGCAGAGCAAGCCCGCCTACATCGTCTCCGACATCCACCTGGGCGCGGTTCCGCGAGAGACGGAGCGCGCCTTCCGCCGCTTCCTCGACCACGCGGCCGAGCACGCCGGCTCGCTCCTCATCAACGGTGACCTCTTCGACTTCTGGTTCGAGTACAAGTCCGTGATCCTGCGCGAGCACTTCCGTGTCGTCGCGAAGCTCGCGGACGTGGTGGAGGCCGGGGTGCCGGTGTCGTTCGTGGGCGGCAACCACGACGCCTGGGCCGGTTCCTTTCTGCGCGACGAGGTGGGCGTCACGTTGCTGGACGGGCCGGTGGAGATGGAGCTGGGCGGGCGCCGCGCCCTGGTGGCGCATGGCGACGGCGTGGGCCGGGGCGACTACAAGTACCGGGCGCTGCGCAGGATCATCCGCCACCCCGCCTCGATCGCCGCCTTCCGCCGCCTGCACCCGGACACGGGTCGCCGCATCGCGGGGCTCGCCTCGACCACGGAGCACAAGGCCGACTCCGGCGACCAGGCCGCAAAAGGGCGCGCGGCGTTCATCCGCGGCTGGGCCGAGGAGCAACTTGCGCGCATGCCGCACGTAGAGCTGGTGGTGGCGGGCCACGCACACGTGCCGGAGGTGGTGGAGGTGGCGCCGGGGCGGTTCTACGCCAACTCGGGGGACTGGATCCGGAGCTACACGTACCTGGTGCTTCCGGTGGCGGGCGGCGCGCCGGAGGTGCGGGGGTGGGAGGTGTGA